The Arthrobacter zhaoxinii sequence TAGCGGACGGGGGCGCTGGTGGATCCCTTGGTGAGGGCAAACTCCACGGTCAGAACCACGTAGCGGGGCGAGCCGTTGACCGTGCTGCGTTTGAGCACCGAGTCCCGGTACCCGAATCCCAGATCGGCATTGGCGAATTCCACCACCGTGCGCTCGGTGCGGTCCCAGGCGCGCACCGAAGTGATGGACTGCGAGACGTCGGCGCCGTAGGCACCCACGTTCTGCACCGGCGTCGCGCCGGCCAGTCCGGGAATGCCGGACAGCGCCTCCAGGCCGGAGTAGCCCTGCGACAGCGTGTACGCGACCAGTTCGTCCCACGGGTGCCCCGCCTCGGCACGCAGGACGGCCGTGCCGTCGCCGGCCTCCCGGAGGTCCAGGCCGCGGCTGGCGATGTGGATGACGGCGCCGTCGAATCCTTCGTCGGAAATCAGCAGGTTGGAGCCGCCGCCGATGATCAGCAGGGGCTCCCCCGCTTCATCCGCGGCGCGGACGGAGATGATCAGTTCGTCTTCGGTTTCCGCCTCGAGGTAGCGGCGGGCGGGGCCGCCGACGCGTGCCGTGGTCAGGGAGGCCAGCGGCATCCGGGTCAATGCTGTCACCAGATCCGCACCACTGCCTGGGCCTTGACCAGTACCTTCTGGCCGTTGAACGTCACCGTGAGGTCAACGCGTGCCGTCGAGTTGTCCGCGTCGATGGCTCCGATAACTCCCACCACCTCCACGACCGCCCCGGGGGCGCCGTCGATGTCCTCCACCAGGACGGGCCGGGTGAAGCGCGTCTGGTAATCGATCACCGCTCCCGGGTCTCCGATCCAGTCGGTCACCAGCTGGACGGCGGTGCCCATGGTGAACATGCCGTGTGCAATGACGCCGGGCAGTTCCACCCCGCGCGCGAAGCGCTCGTTCCAGTGGATGGGGTTGAAGTCGCCGGAGGCACCGGCGTAGCGGATCAGGTCCGCGCGGGAGATTTCCAGCGCGGTGGAACCGATCTCGCTGCCCTTGGACAGTTCACTCAGTGCAATGGACATAGCGGTTACTGCCCCTCTCCGCGGACGAGGATGGATGAAAGGGTGGTGGCTACCTGCTCGCCCTCGGTCGTGGAGATCTCCGCGCGGGTGGTGATCAGGGCGCCGTCGCCCATCGCCCGGACGGCGTCCACGTGCAGCTCGGCCACCAGTTCGTCTCCGGCCACGATAGGCCGGTGGTGGGTGAAGCGCTGGTCGGCGTGGACCACCCGGGAGAAGTCAATGCCGGCCTCGGGATCGGCGACCAGCAGTGCATCGGCACGCTGGGCAACAATGATGGCGAACGTGGGCGGGGCGACAAGGTCGGCGTAGCCCAGCTCCTGCGCACGGGCGACGTCGAAGTGGGCCGGGTGCGTGGCTTTGACGGCCGTGGCGAATTCGCGGATCTTTTCGCGGCCCACGGAGTATGCCGCCCCTGCCGGGTAGGTGCGGCCCAGGAGTTCGGGGTTGATGCTCATTTGTTGCCTTCCATGCCCTTGATACGGCGCCGGGTGTCCTTGGCGCGGACCACCATGCCGGTCAGGTGTGTGCTCAGGCCCACCACAATCAGGGGAAGGGCAATGTACATCAGGACTTGGTTGTCCAGGACCGCTCCCAGGAGTACTAGCAGCACCCCGGCGCCGCTGATGGCCAGGGCGCTCAGGACAAGTTTCCGGTACAGGGGCGAACCGGTTTCCCAGGGGGTATTTAGCATGTCTTCAGAATACAGGGGCGGCCGGGGCGGCTTAGAACAGCGCGGCCTGCAGCGCCGGGACCGCGGTACGGAAGGGGCCGTACTCCAGCCGTCGGCCCTTCAGCCGGGACAGATCCGCGGCGAACAGGGTCTCCTCGCCGTCCACCCGGACCAGCGCCGTGGCGCCCAGGACCGCCGATATGACCATGCCGTGCTCCCCGGCTCCGGGATCGCATGGATACAGTTCACACGGCGTTTCCAGGACGGTGGCGAATTGGGCCGGCGCCTCCCAGACTTCGTCGGCCGTCCGGAACCCGGTAACCCCCGTGTCCGCCAGCATGGTCCGCACCGACTCGGCAGCTTCGGCGTTGCGTGCATCCAGTTCCCCGGCGGCCAGCGGGCGGGTCAGCGCTGCCGTTTTGGTTCCAGCCCGGACTGCCTGCTGCAGACCCACTACGGCGGTGACTGCGTCTTCCAGCACCCGCACCACCATGCCGTCGCCGGCCCGGGCAACGTACCGGGCGCAGACCGCCCCCTGCTCGATCAGGCGGAGCTGTTTGCGTCCGTCCGCGGCAGTGCCGACCTTGGTGGACCCGTCGGCGAACGTGGCCACGTACAGCCAGTGCGGCTGCTCCAGGTAGCGGCGCAGCGCCTCGGGGATGTTGTCCACACGGTGGCTGTTGTGGATGCCGCGCACCTCGTCGCGGATGAAGCAGCTGCTGCACTGATAACCGCGCTCGGCAGGAGCCTGTCCGGGACAGGGCGTGTGGGACTGGACGCCGTCGTTCACCTGCCAGGAGCCAAGGCAGAACTTCCCGTTCCCGTTGGTGTCCGTCAGGACACGGAACCGGAGTTCGGTGCCCGGGGAAAGCCGCTGCCTGGAGGGCGTCCCGTCGGGCAGGTGCAGTGCCAGATTCGGTCCGGAGGAGTCCCAGGACGTCCCCGAGCACAGGAACCTGCCGGCATCGGCGGACGCTGCGGTGCTCCCGGCTGCGGGCAAGGTGGACCTCCCGGAAAACGCCAAAAGGGTGGGATAACGTTTTTCACGTTACCCCACCCTTCGGCGGTGTTTTGGGAGGCGTCAGGCGTGCTGGCCCGCGTGTTCCCCTTCTGCGATTTCCTCAACGAGCTTGTCGTTGAAGGCCGGCAGATCGTCCGGGTTGCGGCTGGTGACGAAGCCCTGGTCCACCACCACTTCCTCGTCGGTCCAGTTTGCGCCGGCGTTCCGCAGGTCCGTTGCCAGCGTGTGGTAGGACGTCAGATCGCGTCCCTTGACGACGCCGGCCTCGATCAGCAGCCACGGGCCGTGGCAGATGGAAGCGACGGGCTTGTGCGCCTCGAAGAAGGCACGGGCAAACTGCTGGGCGTTCTTGTCCACGCGGAGGAAGTCGGCGTTGACGACGCCGCCGGGCAGGACCAGCGCGTCGAAGTCGCTCGCGTCTGCGTCGGCCACGTCCAGGTCGACAGTGAAGGTTTCACCCTTGTCCATGCCGTCAAACCCCTGGACGGTGCCCTTCTTCGGGGACACGAGGACCGGCTGTCCGCCGGCGCTCTTCACCGCTTCCCAAGGGCTGGTCAGCTCAATCTGCTCCACGCCGTCGGTGAGGAGGAAAGCTACCTTCTTGCCGGAAATGTCGTGCTCTGCCATGGGAACTCCGTTCGTTTCAGCTGCGGCGGAAACATTCAGCCGCAGCGGTGCTTCTACGGTGGTGGTGCCTGGATCCGGAAACCTTCCGGTTCCCGCTATGGCCACCCTATGGAAAACCGGCATTGGTAAGCAACCTTATGGAGCTTCCGGCGAGCGGGACCGGGCGGGCCTGGGGCGGGCCTGGGCAACGAAAAAACCCCCGGAATCCTAGGATTCCGGGGGTTTGTCCGTAGCGGTGGGGAGGCTCGATCTCCCGACCTCACGATTATGAGTCGTGCGCTCTAACCAACTGAGCTACACCGCCATAAATGAGTGAAGCCCGCCCTACCTAGGCCTCTGCAAAACAAACAGCCTTAGCAACGCGGGCCCTCCCATTGAGAGCCCCGACCGGGAATCGATCCCGGGACCTCCATCTTACCAAGATGGCGCTCTACCACTGAGCTATCGGGGCAACGACATAAAACTCTACCAGCACTTTTCGGGAACATGAAATCGAAACGTGCCATATCCGGGAAAGGTGACCAGCGACACTTTTCCGACCCTCCGACACACGGTCCGCGACGGTCCCAAAGTAAGCCCGGACACCATTTTGTCAGTATGCTTATGCTACGAGAAAGCGAGGGCACGTGAGCATAGTGCCGAACCACGTTTCAGACGGCCTCTTCCTGGGTGGAAGATACCGGCTCCTGAATCAGATCGGGGCAGGTGCCATGGGCACCGTCCACCGGGCCAAAGATGAATTCCTCGGCCGCGACGTAGCGGTGAAGATCATCCGCCCGTCGGCCACCAGCGACGTGGACCTTCGGCGCAGCGACGCCGAGGCCAAGATCCTGGCGCGCCTGAACCACCACAGCCTGGTCACCCTGCTGGATGCCGGGTCCGACTCCTCCGACCCGGACTCGCCGCTGATTTATCTTGTGATGGAACTTGTCCAGGGCCTGGACCTGCGCGAGCGGCTGAAAGAGGGCACGCTGCCCCGCCGGCAGGCCGCCCTACTGGGGTATGACCTCGCCATCGGCCTGGAGTACATCCACGACAACGGCGTGGTGCACCGGGACGTAAAGCCCGCGAATATCATGCTGTTCGACTACCGCAGCGCCGATGCCCGCATCCGGGCCAAACTCACCGACTTCGGTGTTGCCCTCGTGGCCAATGATCCGCAGTCACAGCACGGCACGTTCTCCGGCACCGCGGCGTTCATGAGCCCCGAGCAGGCCCGTGGAGAACAGGCCGGCCCGTGGAGCGATGTCTATTCCCTGGGCCTGGTGCTGCTGCAGTGCCTCACCGGGAAACCCGCCTTCCCCGGTCCCGCCCTGGAAAGCGCCCTCGCACGCCTCCTGAGGGACCCTGAGATCCCGTTGGAGCTTGGTTCTGACTGGCAACCCCTGCTGCGGGCCATGACCGCACAGGACGCCGCAGAGCGCCCCAGCGCCCATGACGTGTCCCAGGTCCTCTATGACATGATCGTCGCCGCACGCGGCCGGCACCGGGTGAATCCGGAAATCCTGCCCGCCGATGAAGCGCAGCGCATGGATGCGGTGCGCCGCTACGAGCTGCTGGACACTCCCCCGGACGGTGCCTTCGACCGGGTCACTGCGCTGGCATCCCGGCTCTTCGACGTCCCGGTGGCCATCGTCAGCGTGGTGGACACGGACCGGATCTGGTTCAAGTCCCACCACGGCACCGAAGCGGTCGAGATCGGCCGGGACCCGGGCCTGTGCGCCTCTGCCATCCTGCAGGACGGCGTCTATGTGGTCGACGATGCCCGGCGGGATTCGAGGACGCTGGCCAACCCGCTGGTGGCCGGGGACTTCGGCCTGCAGTTCTACGCAGGCGTTCCGCTGCAGACCAGTGACGGGTTCAACCTGGGCACGTTCTGCATCCTGGATACGAAGCCTCGGACTTTCTCCCCCGAGGACGAGGCAACCCTCTCGGACCTGGCCGCGATTGTCATGAACGACCTGGAAATGCGCCTCGAGAGCCGCCGTGCCGGCGCGGCCGGGCAGTAGCCGGACGAGTCAACCGGACAAACAACCACCCGGACAAACAAAATAAGAAGGGCGCCTCCCGCTTCGGGAGGCGCCCTTCTTATTGTCCGGAACTGCGGTGCGGCGCCTTAGGCTACGGGCGCCGCTGCTTCCTAGTCGCGGAAGCGGGGCTTGCGGGCACCGGTGGCGGCTGCGTCGCGGAAGCCGCCTTCACGCTTCTTGAACGGGCGGTCGCTGCCGCGGTCCCCGAAGGAACGCTCGCCGTCGCGCTTCTTGAAATCCTTCTTGAAGCCGCCGCGGTCGGCGCGGTCGTTGAAGCTGCCGCCGCCTTCACGCTCGCGGGCCGGCTTGCGGCCCTTGTCCAGCTCGAGGTGGATCAGCTCGCCGCCGATCCGGGTGCGGGACAGGGCGCGCAGCTGATCCTTGGACAGGTCAGCGGGCAGCTCCACCAGGGTGTGGTCGGCACGGATATCGATGCCGCCGATCTGTGCGGAGGACAGGCCGCCCTCGTTGGCAATGGCGCCGACAATCGAGCCGGGCAGGACGCGCTGGCGACGGCCGACGGCGATGCGGTACGTTGCATTGCCTTCGGTCAGCGGGCGCGTCGGGCCGCGGGAGCCGACGCCGTCGTTGCGGCCTTCGGAACGCTCGCGCTGGCGGGCCGGAGCCACCGGGATTTCCCGCAGCAGCAGGTCGCGGCCACCCTGGGCCATGACGGCCAGGGCTGCTGCAACGTCTTCGGCGGGAACTTCGTGCTCGGCCAGGTACTTGGTCACCAGGTCCCGGAACACCGCGATGTCCTCGGAACCGAGGGTTTCCGTGATCTTCTCGGAGAACTTGGCCAGGCGCTTCTCGTTGACAACGTCGACGCTGGGGAGCTGCATGTGCTCCACCGGCTGGCGGGTTGCCTTTTCAATGGCCCGCAGCAGGTACTTCTCGCGCGGGGTCATGAACAGGATGGCGTCGCCGGTGCGTCCTGCACGGCCGGTGCGGCCGATGCGGTGGACGTAGGACTCCGTGTCGTGCGGGATGTCGTAGTTGACGACGTGGCTGATGCGCTCGACGTCGAGGCCTCGGGCGGCAACATCCGTGGCAACCAGGATGTCGATCTTGCCGTCGCGGAGGGCCTCGACCGTGCGTTCGCGCTGCTGCTGCGGGATGTCGCCGTTGATGGCGGCGGCGTTGTAGCCGCGGTCCTTGAGCTTGTCAGCCAGGTCTTCGGTGGCAGCCTTGGTCCGGACGAACGCGATAACGCCGTCGAACTCTTCGGTTTCCAGGATGCGGGTCATTGCATCGAGCTTGTGCGGGCCCATGACCTGCACATAGCGCTGGCGGGTGTTGGCACCGGTGGTGGTCTTGGACTTGACCGTGATTTCCGCAGCGTTGTTCAGGTACTTCTTGGCAATCTTGCGGATGGCCGGCGGCATGGTGGCGGAGAACAGGGCAACCTGCTTGCTCGCCGGAGTGGAGGAAAGAATCTGCTCCACGTCTTCGGCGAAGCCCATGCGCAGCATTTCGTCAGCCTCATCGAGCACCAGGTACTCGAGGTTGGACAGGTTCAGGGAACCCTTGGCGATGTGGTCAATCACACGGCCGGGGGTGCCAACAACAACCTGGGCGCCGCGGCGGAGGCCGTTGAGCTGGGGGCCGTAGGCGGAACCGCCGTACACGGGAAGCACGGTGATGCCATCCATGTGGACTGCGTAGGAGGTGAAGGCTTCTGCAGACTGCAGGGCCAGTTCACGGGTCGGTGCAAGCACCAGGACCTGGGTGTCCTTGGTTGCCGGGCGGCCGGCGAGCAGGGACAGGGCGGGAACCGCGAATGCCGCGGTCTTGCCGGTACCCGTCTGGGCCAGGCCGACGACGTCGCGGCCTTCGAGCAGCAGGGGGATGGTAGCTGCCTGGATGGGAGACGGCGTTACGTAGCCGACATCCTTCAGGGCTGCCAGGACGCGCTCGTCCAATCCGAAGTCACTGAACAGCACTGTGTTCTCTTCGGTTTCGGGAGCGGCATTTTCGACGTTGGTGTTTTCCAGCGTGGCTTCAGACAAGAGGTAATCCTCATTCAATCGGGGACCAGGCAACCAAGAGGCTGCGGGACGTAAGTCCGGCGCTGTTGCAATCCCAGGCAGGACTTTCCGTCACAGCTGTGGGCCGATTTCACTGGATTGTGTCTACGACCGGTGTGACGATTTCTTTGCCGGCGCTCCCCAAAAGATGAATCTGCCCGCATAAGAAATGCGGGCCCCAACACAACGTACCGTACGGGTTTCGGTGGTGATTTTCGATGAAAATCTCGATGAACCGCAGGAAAATAAGGGAATACCGGAGTGGGGGATGTTTTCCAGTGTACGGCATCCCGGCGTCGGGCACGTGGTCGGGAGCGGTGACCTTGGGCACAGGCCCTTCCAACAGTCTCCGGCCAGTCCCCGCGGATGGACCTTCCCCGGCAGTCTAGGGCTGCGGCTCCGGGGCGCGCAGCAGCTCGGGCGGGTTGTTGCGCCACCACTGGCGCGGGCGGCTGCCCCAGTACCCCGCCAGCCACCAGGCCAGCAGTCCGATGCCCCAGAAGACACCGATGCTGGAAGCCATCAGCCACGGCTCGGGCAGCTGGGAGTCCAGGTTAGGCGCGTTGAACAGCTCGCCGATTGTCTTGGGTGAGTAGATGAAGATGACCAGCGAGGATGCGAGCAGGATGAGGCCCGCGATCCGCAGCTTCCGCTGCCCGGGGCCGAGGTCCATGAGGTTCCGTGCCAGGACGGGGATGAAGAGGGCCACCCAGACCCAGTGGTGGGACCAGGACACGGGGGAAATGAGCAGCATCAGCAGTGCGGCGGCGGCCAGCGCGGTGAAGGTCTGTCCGCGGTTGCCGGCAATGCGGATGATGACGGCCGTAGCAGCAACGGCCGCCAGGGACAGCACCAGCCACGGAAGATCGACGGGGAAATCCGGGCCGCCGAAGTGCAGGATCGCACCCTTGATGGAGAGGTTGTCCACGTAGCCGGCCCCGCCGATCCGTGAGGTGTCCGGCAGCAGGTCCAGCCAGTAGGTGCGTGATTCGCGCGGGAGGATCAGGAACCCCAGGGCGAAGGTTGAAAGGAAGCCGTAGGTCATGTTGCGCAGCCCGCGCCAGTCGCCCCGAGCCAGGAAGTACAGGCCGAACACCAGCGGGGTGAGCTTCAGTCCGGCCGCCACTCCGGTCAGCAGGCCGGTGGGCCAGCCCTCCTTCTTGATCACGAAGTCGGCCATGATCAGCCCGAAGAGCAGGATGTTGATCTGCCCGAAGGCCTGCGTTTCGCGCCACGGTCCGAACAGCACGATCAACCCTGTGCCGGCGATCGCCAGCGGCCGGAGCCAGGGGTGGCGGAGTACGTCCACCGCGCCCCGGCGGCGGAAGACATAGCGGACTGCCCAGACGGCGGTGGCTGCGGCAATGGCGATGGAGATCCCGGTGAAGATGTTCAGCCCCAGGCTCTGGCCGAACGGGGCCAGCACGGCAAAGACCAGCGCCGCGAAAGGCGGATAGGTGAAGAGCAGGCTGCTGTCGGCGTCGTACTGGACCGACTTCGTATACAGTTCCCCGGCGGCGTCGAGGACGCTCTGCCCGCCGGAAAGGTAGACACTGAAGTCGAGGCCGTGGCGCGGCGACAAGTCGAAAGCTGTCCATACGAGCAGCCCGGCAAGTGCCAGCGCCCCCAGGGTCGCAACGGTCCGCACGAAGGCGGATCGGTGGATCTGGCCCATTGTTCTCCCTGCAAAGACGCCGGCCGCGCACG is a genomic window containing:
- a CDS encoding UDP-N-acetylmuramate dehydrogenase; amino-acid sequence: MTRMPLASLTTARVGGPARRYLEAETEDELIISVRAADEAGEPLLIIGGGSNLLISDEGFDGAVIHIASRGLDLREAGDGTAVLRAEAGHPWDELVAYTLSQGYSGLEALSGIPGLAGATPVQNVGAYGADVSQSITSVRAWDRTERTVVEFANADLGFGYRDSVLKRSTVNGSPRYVVLTVEFALTKGSTSAPVRYAELARALGVDIGERADAVDVRREVLQLRAGKGMVLDASDPDTYSTGSFFTNPIVDEAAAAQLPADAPRYPVAEPGRVKLSAAWLISHAGFRKGFGLAPEDGTGGRASLSTKHTLAVTNRGEATAEDLLVVARAVASGVEKAFGIRLHPEPLLVNCAL
- a CDS encoding MaoC family dehydratase, translated to MSIALSELSKGSEIGSTALEISRADLIRYAGASGDFNPIHWNERFARGVELPGVIAHGMFTMGTAVQLVTDWIGDPGAVIDYQTRFTRPVLVEDIDGAPGAVVEVVGVIGAIDADNSTARVDLTVTFNGQKVLVKAQAVVRIW
- a CDS encoding MaoC family dehydratase N-terminal domain-containing protein yields the protein MSINPELLGRTYPAGAAYSVGREKIREFATAVKATHPAHFDVARAQELGYADLVAPPTFAIIVAQRADALLVADPEAGIDFSRVVHADQRFTHHRPIVAGDELVAELHVDAVRAMGDGALITTRAEISTTEGEQVATTLSSILVRGEGQ
- a CDS encoding DUF2797 domain-containing protein — encoded protein: MPAAGSTAASADAGRFLCSGTSWDSSGPNLALHLPDGTPSRQRLSPGTELRFRVLTDTNGNGKFCLGSWQVNDGVQSHTPCPGQAPAERGYQCSSCFIRDEVRGIHNSHRVDNIPEALRRYLEQPHWLYVATFADGSTKVGTAADGRKQLRLIEQGAVCARYVARAGDGMVVRVLEDAVTAVVGLQQAVRAGTKTAALTRPLAAGELDARNAEAAESVRTMLADTGVTGFRTADEVWEAPAQFATVLETPCELYPCDPGAGEHGMVISAVLGATALVRVDGEETLFAADLSRLKGRRLEYGPFRTAVPALQAALF
- a CDS encoding type 1 glutamine amidotransferase domain-containing protein; this translates as MAEHDISGKKVAFLLTDGVEQIELTSPWEAVKSAGGQPVLVSPKKGTVQGFDGMDKGETFTVDLDVADADASDFDALVLPGGVVNADFLRVDKNAQQFARAFFEAHKPVASICHGPWLLIEAGVVKGRDLTSYHTLATDLRNAGANWTDEEVVVDQGFVTSRNPDDLPAFNDKLVEEIAEGEHAGQHA
- a CDS encoding protein kinase domain-containing protein, with product MSIVPNHVSDGLFLGGRYRLLNQIGAGAMGTVHRAKDEFLGRDVAVKIIRPSATSDVDLRRSDAEAKILARLNHHSLVTLLDAGSDSSDPDSPLIYLVMELVQGLDLRERLKEGTLPRRQAALLGYDLAIGLEYIHDNGVVHRDVKPANIMLFDYRSADARIRAKLTDFGVALVANDPQSQHGTFSGTAAFMSPEQARGEQAGPWSDVYSLGLVLLQCLTGKPAFPGPALESALARLLRDPEIPLELGSDWQPLLRAMTAQDAAERPSAHDVSQVLYDMIVAARGRHRVNPEILPADEAQRMDAVRRYELLDTPPDGAFDRVTALASRLFDVPVAIVSVVDTDRIWFKSHHGTEAVEIGRDPGLCASAILQDGVYVVDDARRDSRTLANPLVAGDFGLQFYAGVPLQTSDGFNLGTFCILDTKPRTFSPEDEATLSDLAAIVMNDLEMRLESRRAGAAGQ
- a CDS encoding DEAD/DEAH box helicase gives rise to the protein MSEATLENTNVENAAPETEENTVLFSDFGLDERVLAALKDVGYVTPSPIQAATIPLLLEGRDVVGLAQTGTGKTAAFAVPALSLLAGRPATKDTQVLVLAPTRELALQSAEAFTSYAVHMDGITVLPVYGGSAYGPQLNGLRRGAQVVVGTPGRVIDHIAKGSLNLSNLEYLVLDEADEMLRMGFAEDVEQILSSTPASKQVALFSATMPPAIRKIAKKYLNNAAEITVKSKTTTGANTRQRYVQVMGPHKLDAMTRILETEEFDGVIAFVRTKAATEDLADKLKDRGYNAAAINGDIPQQQRERTVEALRDGKIDILVATDVAARGLDVERISHVVNYDIPHDTESYVHRIGRTGRAGRTGDAILFMTPREKYLLRAIEKATRQPVEHMQLPSVDVVNEKRLAKFSEKITETLGSEDIAVFRDLVTKYLAEHEVPAEDVAAALAVMAQGGRDLLLREIPVAPARQRERSEGRNDGVGSRGPTRPLTEGNATYRIAVGRRQRVLPGSIVGAIANEGGLSSAQIGGIDIRADHTLVELPADLSKDQLRALSRTRIGGELIHLELDKGRKPAREREGGGSFNDRADRGGFKKDFKKRDGERSFGDRGSDRPFKKREGGFRDAAATGARKPRFRD
- a CDS encoding glycosyltransferase 87 family protein, translating into MGQIHRSAFVRTVATLGALALAGLLVWTAFDLSPRHGLDFSVYLSGGQSVLDAAGELYTKSVQYDADSSLLFTYPPFAALVFAVLAPFGQSLGLNIFTGISIAIAAATAVWAVRYVFRRRGAVDVLRHPWLRPLAIAGTGLIVLFGPWRETQAFGQINILLFGLIMADFVIKKEGWPTGLLTGVAAGLKLTPLVFGLYFLARGDWRGLRNMTYGFLSTFALGFLILPRESRTYWLDLLPDTSRIGGAGYVDNLSIKGAILHFGGPDFPVDLPWLVLSLAAVAATAVIIRIAGNRGQTFTALAAAALLMLLISPVSWSHHWVWVALFIPVLARNLMDLGPGQRKLRIAGLILLASSLVIFIYSPKTIGELFNAPNLDSQLPEPWLMASSIGVFWGIGLLAWWLAGYWGSRPRQWWRNNPPELLRAPEPQP